From a single Penaeus vannamei isolate JL-2024 chromosome 25, ASM4276789v1, whole genome shotgun sequence genomic region:
- the LOC138866425 gene encoding uncharacterized protein, with amino-acid sequence MTEVSHCSPSILLTRALPVIRSKRRSQQAGFIPNRSTIDHKSALRLIEKAKEFRKDRHLYIASIDLKAALDSVDHTSLWRTLKTLGAPPIIVTLPSIICLQIPDISFGDYTLTDLEYANDTFFCKTVDNMRDALTIFDAEAKNLGLSINWTKTELMQVENDPDPTPQVCNISLKFVDSDITKTDDPKSEINRRRALATSIIQSLRRPLWKHHHISRHVELRIYNASILCVLLYGSKA; translated from the exons ATGACAGAGGTATCACATTGCTCTCCATCCATTTTACTCACCCGAGCATTACCTGTCATAAGAAGCAAACGCCGCTCTCAACAAGCAGGTTTTATACCCAATagatccacaatagaccataaATCAGCCCTTCGTTTGATAGAGAAAGCCAAAGAATTTAGGAAGGATCGTCATCTTTATATTGCCTCCATCGATCTGAAGGCTGCACTGGACTCTGTCGACCACACGTCACTTTGGAGAACACTCAAAACTCTGGGAGCCCCACCGATAATCGTCACTCTTCCATCAATT ATTTGCTTGCAAATCCCTGACATATCTTTTGGCGACTATACTCTCACTGATTTAGAGTATGCAAACGACACCTTTTTCTGCAAAACAGTTGACAACATGAGGGACGCCCTAACTATCTTTGATGCAGAGGCCAAGAACCTCGGGCTCAGCATCAACTGGACCAAGACAGAGTTGATGCAAGTCGAGAATGATCCCGATCCCACGCCACAGGTGTGCAACATCTCATTGAAATTTGTTGACTCTGATATAACCAAGACAGATGATCCTAAATCCGAAATTAATAGACGAAGAGCACTTGCAACTTCAATAATTCAGTCACTGCGGAGACCCCTGTGGAAACACCACCACATCTCCAGGCATGTCGAGCTACGTATCTATAATGCTAGTATCCTCTGCGTCCTGCTCTATGGTTCAAAGGCCTGA